A single region of the Candidatus Kryptobacter tengchongensis genome encodes:
- a CDS encoding cytochrome b6-f complex iron-sulfur subunit translates to MNSDFKRSRRDFLSYILGFGFLGWLVSVLYPIFRYINPPKMPEAKVKSVKVGKIDDFKPGTGTIFKFGSKPGLLIRLETGEFRAFSAVCTHLDCTVQYRSDMKAIWCACHNGKYDLNGRNISGPPPRPLEAFRVVIKGDEIYITKEG, encoded by the coding sequence ATGAATTCTGATTTTAAAAGGTCAAGGCGTGATTTTTTAAGTTATATTTTGGGATTTGGTTTTTTAGGTTGGCTTGTCTCTGTTCTATATCCAATCTTTCGGTATATCAATCCTCCTAAAATGCCTGAGGCAAAAGTGAAAAGTGTGAAGGTTGGGAAAATTGATGATTTCAAACCAGGCACGGGGACAATTTTTAAGTTTGGGAGTAAACCTGGTCTTTTAATTCGGCTTGAGACAGGTGAATTTCGTGCTTTTTCCGCAGTTTGCACACATCTTGATTGTACAGTCCAGTATCGTAGTGATATGAAAGCAATCTGGTGCGCTTGCCATAACGGGAAGTATGATTTGAACGGGAGAAATATATCGGGTCCTCCACCAAGACCTCTTGAGGCATTTCGTGTTGTGATAAAAGGGGACGAAATTTATATAACAAAAGAAGGATAA
- a CDS encoding Cytochrome c554 and c-prime yields MKRYLLVLLLVPLVLGYLISQEAPKHKYVGVAVCAPCHKGEKKGKMFEIWQASKHAKAYETLKTEEAKKIAQEKGIKVPPHEAPECLKCHVTGYGAPKEAFLEKFKVEDGVQCEACHGPGSDYKTLKIMQNREEAVKNGLVLVLVSDGSAEKLCKTCHNEQSPTFKGFDFKKEWPKIAHPLPKAE; encoded by the coding sequence ATGAAAAGATATTTGCTCGTTTTACTTTTGGTTCCACTCGTTTTGGGTTATTTGATCTCACAAGAGGCACCTAAACATAAGTATGTTGGCGTTGCAGTTTGTGCACCATGTCATAAGGGTGAAAAGAAAGGGAAAATGTTTGAGATTTGGCAGGCAAGCAAGCATGCAAAGGCATATGAGACATTGAAGACGGAAGAGGCGAAGAAAATCGCACAAGAAAAGGGGATTAAAGTTCCCCCGCATGAGGCGCCCGAGTGTTTGAAATGCCATGTCACAGGTTATGGCGCTCCAAAGGAAGCGTTTTTAGAGAAATTTAAAGTTGAAGACGGCGTTCAATGTGAAGCTTGCCATGGTCCAGGGTCAGACTATAAAACTTTGAAGATTATGCAAAACAGAGAAGAAGCAGTAAAGAACGGGCTTGTGCTTGTTTTGGTTTCAGATGGGAGTGCAGAAAAACTTTGCAAGACCTGCCACAATGAGCAAAGTCCAACATTTAAAGGGTTTGATTTTAAGAAAGAGTGGCCAAAAATAGCTCATCCACTTCCAAAGGCAGAATGA